CGCCGTGCGGCCAGCCGCAATATTGTCGACGCCGGCGAAATGATCGCGGGCCGATCCCGGCAGGTCAGAGACGACGGTGACGACGACGATGCCATCGTCACGCAGGCGCTTGACCGCCTGCGTCACCTCCGGCGCGTCGACCGCGACGACCGCGACGCCGGCCGGCTGCCGCCGATGCGCCTCGGCCAGGGCATCCGCCAGGGCGCGCGCGTCGAAGGCCGGAACGCAGATAAGCGCGATTTCCGTCCGCTCGGCCGCCGAGCGCGCCATCGCAGCCTTCACCTCTGCCTCGAGTCCGCGCATGAAGGTGTTCTCGCCGGCGGGAAGAATGAAAACCAGCGGATAGCTGCGGCCCTTGGCGAGATTGGCCGCGGCGACGTCACGGACATAGCCGAGCGTCGCGATCGCCCGCTCGACCTTGTCGCGCGTCACAGATCTGACGCCCGGGCGATTGTTCAGAACCCGGTCGACGGTCGCCAGGCTGACGCCTGCCTCCGCAGCGATATCGTGAACGGTTGGTCGCATCGCTTCCTCCTCGCGACACCCCTTAGAGGAAGTTTTGATGTACGTAAATCAAAAATATCGAGAGAGCGAAAAAGCCATCGAATTTGGGCGCCGACATCTCAGCCGAAACGCCTGTTGAACGCGTGGGTGAAGGCGGCACGACCCGTCTCGCCACGTGCCTCTCCGAAGACCACATCCAGGAACTCGTCGGTCACTCTGACCAGCGCGAAGCCGCCGAGATAGGCGGCCTTCGGCTTGAAGACATCAAGTCCACCGACGCGATAGGCCATCACCCGGTCATGTTCGTGCCCATGAAAGAGCCCGACGACATTGTAGCCCTCAAGCGTCGCGAGCAGGCGATCGCGCTCAGCCGGGCTCCACCAATGCGGCTCGCCGCCGCCCTGATCGTCGAAGGTTCCTGCCGCAGCGTCCCAGACCTCGGTCGAGAACGCATCCCAGCCATAATGCTGGAACAACACGACCGGGCGGCCGTCGGCGGCGAAGGCGGCGAGGTCGCGCTTCAGCCACGGCAGGCCGCTCACGGCCCCTTTGTTCCGGTCCCCGCCGAAGCGCTGCAGTTGCACGAGATGAAGTCCGCCCCAGTCCCAGGAATAGTTGTCGGACAGCGGATCGTAGTTCGAGACAGGCACTTGTGGCTTGTAGAAGACCGACTGACGATGGGTAAGCTCCACATAGTCGCGCAATTCGCGGCGATACCAATCGACGTTCGGCGGCGTGCCGTCCTGATCGAGATCATGGTTTCCGAGACCGACATAGACAGGATAGTGGATGTGGTGCGGTCCGACGCCATGCTCGTAACGGCTCTGGAACTGCTGCAGCTGCCGCCCTTCGCGCGGCTCGCGAACCTGCCCGCCGCCGTCGTCGGTGATATCGCCGCCGAGGACGAGGCCGGACGGCCGAACGATCTTCGTTCCGGCGCTGGCAAGGCCGCTCGGTTTTCCGTCGATCGTTTCCGGCCAGAGCTGCCCCGGAAGCGCGTTGAGAGCCGCGATGTGGCGCAACAGGTTGGCGTCGGTCTTGCCTTCCTGCTGACAATTCGGCGCAAGGCCTTCCGTCGAAACGATGCAGGCATGGATGTCATTGGAAAAAAGGAAAGTCGCGTCGACCAACGGCCGGGTTGCCGCACGTCCATTGCCGGCGACCAGCGACAGGCCGAAGCCCGCCGCACCGGCAAGAAACATCCGCCTGGACGGCACAAGGAATGCATTATTGTTCATGATGCCCCGCGCGACTGAACAGCTGAGAAAAACTCGAGCGCAGCGGATTTTGCAACGTTGCCCGGAGAGCGTAAAGCGCGTCTCTTCAGCTGCGGGGAAAAAACTGGCCTTCCCCGTGCCGCTAGTGCCCGCCCCCGCCTGGCCCAGCGCCCTCCGGCTTCTTGATCATCAGCACGCCAAGGATCATCGCCAGGAACAGGGCAGTGAGGATCAGGAAGACGTCGATGAACGACATGATGACGGCCTGTTGCTGGACCATCTGAGCCAACTGATTGACGGCGGCCGTCGCGCCATCCAGTCCGTAGGCGTCGAAGTTCGACGTCATGTTGTTCAACCGCTCGACCGCCTCCGGATTGCCCCATTGGACATGTTCGGCAAGCCGGGCGTAGTGGAGATCCTGGCGCTGCGTCAGGATCGTATTGATGATGGCGAGGCCGACGGCGCCGCCGAGGTTGCGCGTCAGGTTGAAGAGACCGGAGGCGTTGCGGATGCGTGCCGGCGGCAGCGTGCCGAGCGCGATGTTGTTGATCGGCACCATGCAGAGCATCAGGGAGCAGCCGCGCAGGATCTGCGGCACGAGCAGTTCCCAGAAATCCCAATCGGCAGTCAGCTGGCTCATCGTCCAGGTGCCCGCCGCAAAGCCGGCAAAGCCGATCGTCATCATCACGCGCGGATCGAGCCGTCCGGCGAGGAAGCCCGCGACAGGCGCCGTGAGGAACATGGCGAGGCCGGAGACGAACATGGTCTCGCCGATCATCAGCGAATCATAGCCGCGGATGCGCCCGAGATAGAGCGGGTAGAGATAGGTAAGGCCATAGAGGCCGATGCCCATGAC
This DNA window, taken from Sinorhizobium fredii NGR234, encodes the following:
- a CDS encoding metallophosphoesterase — translated: MFLAGAAGFGLSLVAGNGRAATRPLVDATFLFSNDIHACIVSTEGLAPNCQQEGKTDANLLRHIAALNALPGQLWPETIDGKPSGLASAGTKIVRPSGLVLGGDITDDGGGQVREPREGRQLQQFQSRYEHGVGPHHIHYPVYVGLGNHDLDQDGTPPNVDWYRRELRDYVELTHRQSVFYKPQVPVSNYDPLSDNYSWDWGGLHLVQLQRFGGDRNKGAVSGLPWLKRDLAAFAADGRPVVLFQHYGWDAFSTEVWDAAAGTFDDQGGGEPHWWSPAERDRLLATLEGYNVVGLFHGHEHDRVMAYRVGGLDVFKPKAAYLGGFALVRVTDEFLDVVFGEARGETGRAAFTHAFNRRFG
- a CDS encoding LacI family DNA-binding transcriptional regulator, whose product is MRPTVHDIAAEAGVSLATVDRVLNNRPGVRSVTRDKVERAIATLGYVRDVAAANLAKGRSYPLVFILPAGENTFMRGLEAEVKAAMARSAAERTEIALICVPAFDARALADALAEAHRRQPAGVAVVAVDAPEVTQAVKRLRDDGIVVVTVVSDLPGSARDHFAGVDNIAAGRTAANLMGRFLGGREGPVAVVAGSMLVRDHRERLEGFQAVMGECFQPRLLLPVVEGQDDASLVEKLVASLLDRHPDIAGIYSLGAGNRGLVAALEKAGKAEAVCAIAHELTPHSRAALLSGTIDVLLNQDAGHEIRSAIRVLKAKADGLPVIEAQERIRIDIFLKDNLPNGQA